Proteins from a genomic interval of Streptomyces sp. NBC_01445:
- a CDS encoding carbohydrate ABC transporter permease — protein MTATTHVPATAAAPPREADGARRKAQRAAGRRRGGAAGVLMAPFFILLTLVFLIPVATAVWLSFFSDDQPGLGFGPERTVFVGLRSYAAVLTDPSFLSGLGTVALYCVIYIPVMTIGSLALALLLDSGLVRLRSWAQLGLFLPHAVPGIIAALIWLYLYTPGISPIIDVLGKADITVNFLGLHTAIPSIVNIAVWSNLGYNMVVFYAALQAVPREVLEASVVDGAGPVRTALQVKAPLVRSSIVMVAMFTLIWALQLFTEPMLLRAGSQVVDARFSPSMYIYDAAFSRNNYSLAAAASVILLVITIAVSYGVTRWTNRVNSAEENAR, from the coding sequence ATGACCGCGACAACCCATGTCCCCGCTACGGCGGCGGCTCCCCCGCGGGAGGCGGACGGCGCCCGGCGCAAGGCGCAGCGTGCGGCGGGGCGCCGCCGGGGCGGCGCCGCGGGCGTCCTGATGGCCCCGTTCTTCATCCTCCTCACGCTCGTCTTCCTGATCCCGGTCGCGACGGCGGTGTGGCTGAGCTTCTTCAGTGACGACCAGCCGGGCCTCGGCTTCGGCCCGGAGCGCACGGTCTTCGTCGGCCTGCGCTCGTACGCCGCGGTGCTCACGGACCCGTCGTTCCTGTCCGGCCTCGGCACGGTCGCGCTGTACTGCGTGATCTACATCCCGGTGATGACCATCGGCTCGCTGGCGCTGGCGCTGCTGCTCGACTCAGGTCTCGTACGGCTACGTTCCTGGGCCCAGTTGGGCCTGTTCCTGCCTCACGCGGTGCCCGGCATCATCGCCGCGCTGATCTGGCTGTACCTCTACACACCGGGCATCAGCCCGATCATCGACGTGCTCGGCAAGGCCGACATCACCGTCAACTTCCTGGGCCTGCACACCGCGATACCGTCGATCGTGAACATCGCGGTGTGGAGCAACCTCGGCTACAACATGGTCGTCTTCTACGCGGCCCTGCAAGCGGTCCCCCGGGAGGTCCTGGAGGCGTCCGTGGTCGACGGGGCGGGTCCGGTGCGCACGGCGCTCCAGGTGAAGGCACCGCTGGTGCGCTCCTCGATCGTCATGGTCGCGATGTTCACACTGATCTGGGCGCTGCAGCTGTTCACGGAACCGATGCTGCTGCGCGCGGGCTCGCAGGTCGTCGATGCCCGGTTCTCCCCGAGCATGTACATCTACGACGCGGCGTTCAGCCGTAACAACTACTCGCTCGCGGCCGCCGCGTCGGTGATCCTCCTCGTCATCACGATCGCCGTCTCCTACGGCGTCACCCGCTGGACCAACCGTGTCAACTCGGCCGAGGAGAACGCCCGATGA
- a CDS encoding DUF2264 domain-containing protein: MTIPFELPEDNRELSACTGYTRAHWEAVADGLLGAAWRWATPEGALLDLPGRPSASGVRSDGLEGFARTFLTAGFRVAGAGGKDPHGWLERYAQGLTAGTRTPGRDDAESWPLILEHHVQGQPMVESASVALGLSLTRPWLWDRLDDDVQDRAESWLRGAINHTPAPNNWYLFPFTVASFLESVGRGDAATTRVMERALGLMETWYRGDGWYADGDGQAFDHYNGWALHLYPMLHAHLSGDTALAARFGPRLREHLEGFSLLFGADGAPIHFGRSLTYRFAASAAVGIGAVTGHTPLTPGTSRRLISGSLRYFLDRGGVTDDGLLSLGWHGPHDATLQTYSGPASPYWASKGFVALLAPEDDPLWTATEEPAPSEGPDRVLALPAPGLLVQSTRADGIVRLHNHGSDHVRPHESESAAQDDPLYGRHAYSTHTGPTSRTNVADNHLSVVVGGAASVRRRIRPLGAGQGDGWGWAASSHLPVFASGPPMVPGLRVESVTVARGRYELRVHRVVGAPHGAGVTLTGWASDALSSQLHGLYGWHERDEVRAPQGTAYERWVRVPRLSGEAEGTAVFVALASLSADEPSAPLTDVVTEVRFSDGELRVLWADGPQTTVAFEPVRVTHG; the protein is encoded by the coding sequence ATGACCATCCCGTTCGAACTGCCCGAAGACAACCGCGAGTTGAGTGCCTGCACGGGCTACACGCGCGCACACTGGGAGGCCGTCGCCGACGGGCTGCTCGGCGCCGCGTGGCGCTGGGCCACACCCGAGGGCGCCCTGCTCGACCTTCCGGGACGCCCCTCCGCGTCCGGGGTCCGCTCGGACGGCCTCGAAGGCTTCGCCCGTACGTTCCTGACGGCCGGCTTCCGGGTCGCGGGCGCCGGCGGAAAGGACCCGCACGGCTGGCTGGAGCGGTACGCACAGGGCCTCACGGCGGGCACTCGGACGCCCGGCCGGGACGACGCCGAGTCATGGCCGCTGATCCTCGAACACCATGTGCAGGGCCAGCCGATGGTCGAGTCGGCGTCCGTGGCGCTCGGCCTGTCGCTGACCCGGCCGTGGCTGTGGGACCGGCTCGACGACGATGTGCAGGACCGGGCGGAGTCCTGGCTGCGCGGCGCGATCAATCACACGCCCGCACCCAACAACTGGTATCTGTTCCCGTTCACGGTGGCGTCGTTCCTGGAGTCGGTCGGCCGCGGCGACGCGGCCACAACGCGCGTCATGGAGCGGGCACTTGGGCTGATGGAGACGTGGTACCGGGGCGACGGCTGGTATGCGGACGGCGACGGGCAGGCCTTCGACCACTACAACGGGTGGGCGCTGCACCTGTACCCGATGCTGCACGCGCACCTGTCCGGCGACACCGCGCTGGCCGCCCGGTTCGGGCCCCGTCTGCGTGAACACCTCGAAGGGTTCTCGCTGCTCTTCGGCGCCGACGGGGCGCCGATCCACTTCGGGCGTTCGCTGACCTACCGGTTCGCGGCGTCGGCGGCCGTCGGCATCGGCGCCGTCACCGGCCACACTCCGCTGACGCCGGGTACGTCGCGCCGCCTCATCAGCGGGAGCCTGCGCTACTTCCTCGACCGGGGCGGGGTGACGGACGACGGGCTGCTGAGCCTGGGCTGGCACGGCCCGCACGACGCGACGTTGCAGACGTACTCGGGGCCGGCATCACCGTACTGGGCGTCGAAGGGGTTCGTGGCGCTGCTCGCGCCGGAGGACGATCCGCTGTGGACGGCGACCGAGGAGCCCGCGCCGAGCGAGGGCCCGGACCGGGTGCTCGCACTGCCCGCGCCGGGACTGCTCGTCCAGTCGACGCGGGCCGACGGGATCGTACGGCTCCACAACCACGGCAGCGACCACGTCCGCCCGCACGAATCGGAGTCGGCCGCTCAGGACGACCCGCTGTACGGCCGTCACGCGTACTCGACGCACACGGGCCCGACGTCCCGGACGAATGTCGCCGACAACCATCTGTCGGTCGTGGTCGGCGGCGCGGCCAGCGTGCGGCGCCGGATCCGTCCGCTGGGCGCGGGCCAGGGTGACGGGTGGGGCTGGGCCGCGTCCTCGCACCTGCCGGTGTTCGCTTCGGGCCCGCCGATGGTGCCGGGGCTGCGCGTGGAGAGCGTGACCGTGGCCCGGGGCCGGTACGAGCTGCGGGTGCACCGGGTCGTGGGGGCGCCGCACGGGGCGGGGGTCACGCTCACGGGGTGGGCCTCGGACGCCTTGAGTTCGCAGCTGCACGGTCTGTACGGGTGGCACGAACGGGACGAGGTGCGGGCGCCGCAGGGGACGGCGTACGAGCGGTGGGTGCGGGTGCCGCGACTCTCCGGCGAAGCCGAGGGAACGGCGGTTTTCGTGGCGCTGGCGTCGTTGAGCGCCGACGAGCCCAGCGCTCCGCTCACCGACGTGGTGACCGAAGTGCGGTTCAGCGACGGGGAGTTGCGCGTACTGTGGGCCGATGGTCCGCAGACCACCGTTGCCTTCGAACCGGTGCGCGTCACCCATGGGTGA
- a CDS encoding hydroxyacid dehydrogenase: protein MSPQAAAAVFTPRSVAALAKVCDLAPLPVLDDLTTVRAKDVLADVEVLVTGWGCLPLDADVLASAPRLKAVVHAAGSVRGHVTDACWEQGVEVSSAAAANALPVAEYTLAMILLHGKHVLERARDFRRTRARDNWLLTTQEVGNYRRTVGLLSASLIGRRVIELLRPFDFEVLLHDPYITEAEAAELGVEWVELSELFTRSDLLSVHTPLLPATRGLVSRELLGSMRAGATLINTSRGAVVDQDALTDVVSTARIRAVLDVTDPEVLPAAHPLWACPNALITPHLAGSQGNEWERLADTAVGEVARWAAGDGFAHPVRRERLAFLA from the coding sequence ATGTCCCCCCAGGCCGCGGCGGCCGTCTTCACGCCGCGGTCCGTGGCCGCGCTCGCGAAGGTGTGCGACCTGGCGCCGCTGCCCGTACTGGACGACCTGACGACCGTACGGGCCAAGGATGTCCTCGCCGATGTCGAGGTGCTGGTCACCGGCTGGGGCTGCCTGCCGCTCGACGCGGACGTCCTGGCATCGGCGCCGCGCCTGAAAGCCGTGGTGCACGCGGCCGGTTCGGTGCGCGGGCATGTCACCGACGCCTGCTGGGAACAGGGCGTCGAGGTGTCCTCGGCCGCCGCGGCCAACGCGCTGCCGGTCGCGGAGTACACCCTCGCGATGATCCTGCTGCACGGCAAGCACGTCCTCGAACGGGCCCGCGACTTCCGGCGGACCCGTGCGCGCGACAACTGGCTGCTGACCACGCAAGAGGTGGGCAACTACCGCCGCACGGTGGGCCTGCTGTCCGCGTCCCTGATCGGCCGCCGGGTGATCGAGCTGCTGCGGCCCTTCGACTTCGAGGTGCTGCTGCACGACCCGTACATCACCGAGGCGGAGGCCGCCGAACTGGGCGTGGAGTGGGTGGAGCTGTCCGAACTCTTCACGCGCAGCGACCTGTTGAGCGTCCATACGCCACTGCTACCGGCCACGCGCGGCCTCGTCAGCCGGGAGCTGCTCGGCTCCATGCGGGCGGGTGCCACCCTCATCAACACCTCTCGCGGCGCCGTCGTCGACCAGGACGCACTCACCGATGTCGTGAGCACGGCCCGCATCCGGGCGGTGCTCGACGTGACGGACCCCGAAGTCCTGCCCGCCGCTCACCCCCTGTGGGCCTGTCCGAACGCACTGATCACGCCCCACCTCGCTGGTTCCCAGGGCAACGAGTGGGAACGCCTCGCCGACACGGCCGTCGGTGAGGTGGCCCGGTGGGCCGCGGGCGACGGCTTCGCCCATCCCGTACGACGCGAAAGGCTGGCGTTCCTCGCATGA
- a CDS encoding PucR family transcriptional regulator, with protein MAEHKEHRTDGVNRRRVTVADLLSYPALQLRLVAGAAGLTRPVSWAHVSELDDPTPWLLGAEIIMTTGLAMPRSAAGQRAYLERLDDAGVAALAVSAQLHMPPLRQAFHAAAEERGMPVLEVPLAVPFIAVAQEVAAAVQEDARHRLGAQLQVFGALRWLTSENLDTAELFSRLENLSGYAIYLCTRQGRPLLPGVPAPDPSLLPRSADAPPTIPGGFALPVPSPGGPAGFLIAIAHDGARPAGLAVVQHIATVAALQLAMVRTERETLRREGTEILAELLQDALDPAVAKRHLLRHSIKGEAALAVVRGVTQQAVLEALHDEPCLLLNRGDDRYLFGSPRLGDTIAALPGVTAGMSRPVRPGASLRVAQREALWAASHAAASGRPLVRYADDATGRWLPDDPAALTALVDHVLGDALRYDSSHGSRLLPSVRTWMERDRRTDEAATALHIHPNTLSYRLRRFSELTGRDLSATASFAEVWLAIRAAGQLGLLD; from the coding sequence GTGGCTGAGCACAAAGAACACCGCACCGACGGGGTGAACCGCCGGCGGGTGACCGTCGCGGACCTGCTGTCCTACCCCGCGTTGCAGTTGCGCCTGGTCGCAGGCGCGGCGGGCCTGACCCGCCCGGTGTCGTGGGCGCATGTCAGCGAGCTGGACGACCCCACGCCCTGGCTCCTGGGCGCCGAAATAATCATGACGACGGGTCTCGCGATGCCGCGCTCGGCCGCCGGGCAGCGGGCCTACCTGGAACGGCTCGACGACGCCGGGGTGGCCGCCCTGGCCGTCTCCGCCCAGTTGCACATGCCTCCGCTGCGCCAGGCGTTCCACGCCGCGGCCGAGGAGCGCGGCATGCCGGTTCTGGAAGTACCGCTCGCCGTTCCCTTCATCGCGGTCGCGCAGGAAGTCGCCGCCGCGGTCCAGGAAGACGCCCGCCACCGGCTCGGCGCCCAGCTCCAGGTCTTCGGCGCCTTGCGCTGGCTGACCTCGGAGAACCTGGACACGGCCGAACTCTTCAGCCGCCTGGAGAACCTCTCCGGATACGCGATCTACCTGTGCACCCGGCAGGGCCGGCCCCTGCTGCCCGGCGTGCCCGCGCCGGACCCGTCCCTGCTGCCCCGCTCGGCGGACGCCCCGCCGACGATCCCCGGCGGATTCGCGCTTCCCGTACCCTCACCCGGCGGACCCGCCGGGTTCCTCATCGCCATAGCCCACGACGGCGCGCGCCCGGCGGGCCTTGCCGTCGTGCAGCACATCGCCACCGTGGCCGCGCTCCAGCTCGCCATGGTCCGCACGGAACGCGAGACGCTGCGCCGCGAAGGCACCGAGATCCTGGCAGAGCTGCTGCAGGACGCGCTCGATCCGGCCGTCGCGAAGCGCCATCTGCTGCGCCACTCCATCAAGGGTGAGGCCGCCCTGGCGGTGGTCAGGGGCGTGACGCAGCAGGCCGTGCTGGAAGCCCTCCACGACGAGCCCTGCCTGCTCCTCAACCGGGGCGACGACCGCTACCTCTTCGGCTCACCCCGGCTCGGCGACACGATCGCCGCCCTCCCGGGGGTGACGGCCGGCATGAGCCGCCCCGTCCGGCCCGGCGCCTCGCTGCGGGTCGCCCAGCGCGAGGCCCTGTGGGCCGCCTCCCACGCCGCGGCATCCGGCCGCCCCCTCGTCCGCTACGCCGACGACGCCACAGGCCGCTGGCTGCCCGACGACCCCGCCGCGCTCACAGCCCTGGTGGACCACGTGCTGGGCGACGCACTGCGCTACGACAGCAGTCATGGCTCCCGTCTGCTTCCCTCCGTGCGTACCTGGATGGAGCGCGACCGGCGCACGGACGAGGCCGCGACCGCGCTCCACATCCACCCCAACACCCTCTCCTACCGCCTCCGCCGCTTCAGCGAGCTGACGGGCCGCGATCTGTCCGCCACGGCGTCCTTCGCCGAGGTGTGGCTCGCGATCCGGGCGGCTGGGCAGTTGGGGCTTCTGGACTGA
- a CDS encoding carbohydrate ABC transporter permease: protein MTTAELSRSTLLRPRLLGRTTVNVVVAISVLYTMLPALWLVLAAGKSRDALFSSNILSFKDFSFVQNVKDLFAMDGGLYTRWYGNSLLYAVLGAAIGAMISVACGYAFDKYHFRHKEKLFGLVLAAVMVPQTVLALPLYLLASATGVVNTFWSVFVPVLFNPFGVYLGRIFAQGYVPNEVLEAARVDGAGELTTYVRVSLRMLGPGLITVFLFQLTAIWNNFFLPMVMLSNQKLYPVSLGLFQWNSQATVSPEYYPVVIMGSLLAVLPLVLAFIFLQRFWRSGLTAGAVK from the coding sequence ATGACCACTGCCGAGCTGAGCAGGTCCACCCTGCTGCGCCCACGTCTGCTGGGCCGTACGACTGTCAACGTCGTCGTCGCGATCTCCGTCCTCTACACCATGCTGCCGGCGCTGTGGCTGGTGCTCGCCGCCGGCAAGTCCCGCGACGCGCTGTTCAGCAGCAACATCCTCTCCTTCAAGGACTTCTCGTTCGTCCAGAACGTCAAGGACCTCTTCGCGATGGACGGCGGCCTCTACACCCGCTGGTACGGCAACAGCCTGCTGTACGCGGTGCTCGGCGCCGCGATCGGCGCGATGATCAGCGTCGCCTGTGGCTACGCCTTCGACAAGTACCACTTCCGGCACAAGGAGAAGCTGTTCGGCCTGGTGCTCGCGGCGGTCATGGTGCCGCAGACGGTGCTCGCGCTGCCGCTGTACCTGCTCGCGTCCGCGACCGGCGTCGTGAACACCTTCTGGTCGGTCTTCGTCCCGGTCCTGTTCAACCCCTTCGGTGTGTACCTGGGCCGCATCTTCGCCCAGGGCTACGTGCCGAACGAAGTCCTGGAGGCGGCCCGCGTCGACGGCGCCGGTGAGCTGACGACGTACGTCCGTGTCTCCCTGCGGATGCTCGGCCCCGGCCTGATCACGGTCTTCCTCTTCCAGCTCACCGCGATCTGGAACAACTTCTTCCTGCCTATGGTGATGCTGTCCAACCAGAAGCTCTATCCCGTCAGCCTGGGCCTGTTCCAGTGGAACAGCCAGGCGACCGTCTCGCCCGAGTACTACCCGGTGGTGATCATGGGTTCGCTCCTCGCGGTCCTCCCTCTCGTCCTCGCGTTCATCTTCCTCCAGCGGTTCTGGCGGTCCGGCCTGACGGCGGGGGCGGTCAAGTGA
- a CDS encoding ABC transporter substrate-binding protein produces the protein MPGRQSRRSVLAAITALPLTGALSACSGNDSASSGSSSKSGTKSKTTITFWSALRGSQEVVDAFNKTHDTIQVAFEQIPSGTSGGYLKLSNAARAGNAPDVATIEYPQVPGYAIDGVARDITDVISDKLKAKLLPQALGLTTFEGRTYSVPLDVEPMVLHYRKDLFDKYGFDVPTTWDEYTDLARAVRRTGGKRTVTFFSTDMGQFSGWCWGAGAHWFDTSKGAWNVSLADAPTRRVSQYWQRLIDEDLVYVNPPNSREADAQVGNGLVLTRHSGAWDAGAQMNARPQQKGLWRIAPQPQWDPAKPALGTQGGSTFAITKDSRHPEAAMEFIEWQVSSPDAIKARLSSGASSQYPAVTELIKEGRAAFDRSYYGGQDIYTLFENEAQKISDGWVWGPRMTATGQVMSDAFARAAAGSGTIESSMRAAQDGTMPDLKALGLKTTQHST, from the coding sequence ATGCCTGGTCGACAGAGCCGTCGATCGGTGCTCGCCGCGATCACCGCGCTGCCCCTGACGGGCGCCCTGAGCGCCTGCAGCGGGAACGACAGCGCGTCATCCGGGAGCAGCAGCAAGTCCGGTACCAAAAGCAAGACCACCATTACGTTCTGGTCCGCGCTCCGCGGCAGCCAGGAGGTGGTGGATGCGTTCAACAAGACTCACGACACCATCCAGGTCGCTTTCGAGCAGATACCGTCCGGCACCTCCGGCGGATATCTCAAGCTCAGCAACGCGGCTCGCGCGGGCAACGCGCCCGACGTCGCCACCATCGAGTACCCGCAGGTCCCGGGCTACGCGATCGACGGTGTGGCCCGGGACATCACGGACGTGATCAGCGACAAGCTCAAGGCCAAGCTGCTGCCGCAGGCGCTCGGACTCACGACGTTCGAGGGGCGCACGTACAGCGTGCCCCTGGACGTCGAGCCGATGGTGCTGCACTACCGCAAGGACCTTTTCGACAAGTACGGCTTCGACGTCCCCACCACCTGGGACGAGTACACCGACCTGGCCCGCGCTGTGCGCCGCACCGGCGGCAAGCGCACGGTGACCTTCTTCTCCACGGACATGGGCCAGTTCTCGGGCTGGTGCTGGGGGGCCGGTGCGCACTGGTTCGACACCTCGAAGGGCGCCTGGAACGTGTCGCTCGCCGACGCGCCCACGCGCCGCGTGTCCCAATACTGGCAGCGACTCATCGACGAGGACCTCGTCTATGTCAATCCGCCCAACAGCCGCGAGGCCGACGCCCAGGTCGGCAACGGCCTCGTCCTGACCCGGCACAGCGGCGCCTGGGACGCGGGTGCGCAGATGAACGCGCGCCCCCAGCAGAAGGGACTGTGGCGGATCGCCCCGCAGCCCCAGTGGGACCCGGCGAAGCCGGCGCTCGGCACCCAGGGCGGCTCGACGTTCGCGATCACCAAGGACAGCAGGCACCCCGAGGCTGCCATGGAGTTCATCGAGTGGCAGGTCTCCAGCCCCGACGCGATCAAGGCCCGTCTGTCCAGCGGCGCGAGCAGCCAGTACCCGGCCGTGACCGAGCTGATCAAGGAGGGCCGTGCCGCCTTCGACCGCTCGTACTACGGCGGGCAGGACATCTACACGCTGTTCGAGAACGAGGCCCAGAAGATCAGCGACGGCTGGGTCTGGGGGCCCCGGATGACCGCGACCGGGCAGGTCATGTCGGACGCCTTCGCCCGGGCGGCGGCAGGGTCCGGAACGATCGAGTCCTCCATGCGCGCCGCGCAGGACGGAACGATGCCCGATCTCAAGGCGCTCGGCCTCAAGACCACCCAGCACTCCACGTGA
- a CDS encoding substrate-binding domain-containing protein, with product MREPVDLRRQRILAVVQSRGATRVSDLAAELAVSVVTLRRDVEELAREGKLRRGHGVARPVLPETERAAAPVEPMADGGPVAVVVPERHSYLYEALHGARTAFEEAGIRIALHIAPAVAGAEQPIVEQALAAGARGLLIAPRWRSRATEEADYTWLASLPVPAVVMERRPRRGSALHAVDTVCTDHWYGIHLAVEHLTGLGHRRIVLAARDDSPTARALRAAFVEIAADHPDVDKWAVALSSPGAAPDPAAEAAEKPIELPVLLAELGATAAVLHGDVDALMLVQSLRDSGVRVPEDCSVIAYDDVVAGLGSTPLSAVSPPKAEVGRAAAELLLRRLDGQSSASGAEPARRLELLPTLQVRGSTQVPHTAESHASDATGTRGTTAASQ from the coding sequence ATGCGTGAGCCGGTCGATCTCAGGCGGCAGCGGATTCTCGCTGTGGTGCAGTCGCGCGGGGCGACGCGGGTGAGCGATCTCGCCGCGGAGCTCGCCGTGTCGGTGGTGACGCTGCGCCGCGATGTCGAGGAACTCGCCAGGGAGGGCAAGCTGCGCCGTGGTCATGGCGTCGCCCGCCCGGTGCTGCCCGAGACGGAACGGGCCGCTGCCCCCGTCGAACCGATGGCCGACGGCGGTCCGGTCGCGGTCGTCGTTCCCGAACGCCACTCGTATCTCTACGAGGCGCTGCACGGCGCCCGGACCGCGTTCGAAGAGGCGGGGATCCGGATCGCGCTGCACATCGCGCCGGCTGTCGCGGGAGCCGAACAGCCCATCGTGGAACAGGCGTTGGCGGCCGGCGCGCGTGGCCTGCTCATCGCCCCGCGCTGGCGCAGCAGGGCCACGGAGGAGGCCGACTACACCTGGCTCGCCTCCCTGCCGGTGCCCGCGGTCGTGATGGAGCGCAGGCCGCGGCGCGGCAGCGCGCTGCACGCCGTGGACACGGTCTGTACCGATCACTGGTACGGCATCCATCTCGCCGTCGAACACCTCACCGGCCTCGGCCACCGGCGCATCGTGCTCGCCGCGAGGGACGACAGCCCGACTGCCCGCGCCCTGCGCGCGGCGTTCGTCGAGATCGCCGCGGACCATCCGGACGTCGACAAGTGGGCGGTGGCGCTCAGCTCGCCCGGGGCGGCTCCCGACCCGGCGGCGGAGGCGGCGGAGAAGCCCATCGAACTCCCCGTACTGCTGGCCGAGTTGGGTGCGACGGCAGCCGTGCTGCACGGTGATGTGGACGCGCTCATGCTGGTGCAGTCGCTGCGCGACAGCGGGGTGCGGGTCCCGGAGGACTGCTCCGTGATCGCGTACGACGACGTGGTCGCGGGTCTCGGCAGCACGCCGCTCTCGGCCGTCTCGCCGCCGAAGGCCGAGGTGGGCCGGGCGGCGGCGGAGTTGCTGCTGCGCCGGCTCGACGGGCAGTCGTCGGCCTCGGGCGCGGAACCGGCGCGACGCCTGGAGCTGCTCCCCACTCTGCAGGTGCGCGGTTCGACTCAGGTCCCGCACACCGCGGAATCGCACGCATCCGACGCCACAGGAACTCGCGGCACAACCGCCGCCTCACAATGA